The DNA window CTTCACTTTGGCGGTTGCTTCAGCCACTTGGCGATTAATTCGTTGGCGCTCCTGCGCCAATTGTTGCTGACGCAAGGCTTCGGCCTGCGCCTTGCGTTTGGCTTCATCCGCCAAGCGTTTTGCCTCTTCCTCTTGGCGCTTCTTTTCTTCTGCCAGACGTTTTTTTCTCTCCTCTTCCAAGCGTTTCTTTTTTTCTTCCTCCAGCCGCCTTTTCTCGGCTTCCTGGCGGGCTTTTTCCAGTTTCGCCAAGCGGGCTTCCTCTTCCGCCCGGCGCTTTTTCAATTCTGCCAAGCGTTTGGCTTCTTCTTTGGCTTTTTTGCGCTTGGCTTCGGCCAGTTGCTGCAAGGTTTTCTTTTCTTGTTGTTGTTTACGTTTGAGTTCGCGCAAACGGCGTTCTTCGGCCATGCGCTGTTGTTTTAACTTCTCCTGGCGGGCCTTTTCCGCCTCTCTGGCGGCGGCTTCTTGCGCCTTGATACGCGCCAGTTCGGCTTCGACTTGAGATTCATCCAGAGCCGTCGCTTCGATAATTTCAGGTTTTGGCGATGGTGGGGTAACGACAGGCTCTGGCTCAGACTGCCAACGCATAAACAAGATGGCAATAACCACTCCATGCAGGGCCAGCGCTTTTAAAAAAGAGGGCATCCAACTGGGCATACGATCCATCATTGGTAATCAGGGCGTGTCAACAAACCCACTTTGGTGACGCCGGCTTGTTTGAGGGCCGCCATGACTTGTACCACTTGACCATAGGGGACGTGTTCATCTCCGGCAACCAGCACTTGAATCTCAGGTTTATGACGAAGCACTGCCGCCACTTTAACCAACAAAGATTGCAGGGAAACGGATTCGCGTTCTTGTTCCAGATTCAAATAAAAGGCGCCGTCTTCGGCCACCGTCACCACTACCGGTGGCGTTTCCTCGGTTACCACGGGCTCCGCGGCTGCCTGGGGCAAGCTGACATCGACGCCGCTTTGCAGTAATGGCGCGGTCACCATAAAAATGATAAGCAACACCAAAGTCACGTCGATGTAAGGCACAACATTGATTTCGGCCATGGGCCGGCGTCGGGGTTTGGATTTAATCATAATTCAATCGCCTTGCGCTGGAGCAAGCAAATAAATTCCTCGGCAAAATTGTCATAACGCCTTTGAATCCGGTCGATATGGGTGCTGAAGCGGTTGTAGGCAATCACCGCCGGAATCGCCGCAAACAGCCCCATGGCGGTGGCAATCAAGGCTTCGGCAATACCCGGGGCGACCAAGGCCAAGGTTGCCTGTTGCACATCGCCCAAGGCGCGAAAGGAGTTCATGATGCCCCACACGGTGCCAAACAAACCAACATAGGGGCTAGTGGAACCCACGGTCGCCAAAAAGGGCAGGCGGTCATCCAGATCCTCAATCACCCGGCTGATGGCCACGCGCATGGCGCGTTCGACATTCTCGGCTATCAGATGAGGGGGCGCGCGGAGCTTGAACAACTTGGCCGATTCCTTGTAACCCGCCAAAAATACGGTTTCCAAACCCGCCGCATCTGATTTATTCAGCTGTTTATACAGCTCAGCCAGATCAATGCCCGACCAAAAACGGCTTTCAAAGTTTTCAGCTTCTTCTTCTACTTGCTTGAGTTCCCGGTGTTTCTGGAAAATCAACGTCCAGGATGCCAGCGAAGCCAACAGCAATATTGCCATTACCAACTGCACCAGCAAACTGGCGTTGGCGATCAAACCAAAAAGTGAATCAGTCATTTATTTAGCACTGTCCTTAGTGATGGTGGAATAGAGCAAGGGCGGAAAGCCTCGGCATTCAGGCAAACGATGCGAACCGAAGCGCGGCATAACGGGGATTGATCTTTTAGAATTTCTTGTTGGAAATCCAAACTGGCCCGGCGGATGGCCGTGACCTGAGCGGTTACCGATAAATAATCATTGAAACGCGCAGGCTGAATATAATCCACCTGAATCGACTTTACCGCGAAAATCACTCCCTCGTTCTCCCTCAGCACATCCTGTTCGAACCCCAGTTCGCGTAAAAATTCCGTGCGCGCCCTTTCAAAATACTTCAAATAATTGGCATAGTAAACCACACCGCCGGCATCGGTGTCTTCATAATAGACCCTTACCGGCCAGGAAAATTGTGTCATTGTCATACCTTTTTCGCCAGCGCCTGGCGCATCCGGGCAAGGTTTTCCTGTCTGCTGCCGGATCGGGAAAATAAACTTTGGGTGCCCGCCACCAGGACTTCCGCCCCCGCCGCCACCAAGCCCGGAATGGTTTCGAAACAAATCCTACCATCCACTTGAATGGAAACATGATGCGCGTTGTGCCGGTCAAGAAAGCGCCGGCACTGGGCCACCCGGCGCCGGGCATACGGCACCTGGGCTTGCCCCCGGTGTCCGGCGAAACCGGGATTGATGAGCATCAACAACACAAAATCAATGCGCGGCAGAATATATTTCAAAACTGAAAGCGGCGTCGCGGGTTTTAAAGCGATGCCCGGCTGAATACCATTCTCCCTGAGAAATCCCAGCCACCTATCCACATGAGGTTCCGATTCAAAGTGGAAACACAACCGTTGCACGCCAATTTTCACCATCTCCCGGATAAAAAATACGTTGTCCGTCACCATCAAATGTACATCAAAGGGTAAGTGGGTTTGGCCGCGAAGTTGCTTTACCGCCTCCAACCCCAAAGGCATGGAAGGACTGAAATGCCCGTCAATCAAATCGATATGGAGATAATCGACGCCCAGTTTCTCTAACGATTTTACTTCGTCACCTAATCGGCACTGGTCCGCGCAAATCAGGGAGGGGGCGATACTAACCGGCTTAGCCAAACAAATCCTCGCTCATGTTACCGGGTGGCTTCAACCCAAAATGCAACCAGGCCTGGGACGTTGCCATGCGGCCACGGGGAGTGCGCATCATGAAGCCTTGCTGGATCAGATAAGGCTCTAGGACATCTTCGATGGTGCCCCGTTCCTCGCCAATGGCCGCTGCCAGACTGTCCAGGCCGACCGGACCGCCGCCGAATTTTTCAAGCATGGTTTTGAGCAGTTGCCGGTCCAGTTGATCAAAACCGTTGGGATCGACCTTGAGCATTTCCAGGGCCAGGCTGGCGATCTCGCCGGTGACCCGGCCATCGCCCTTCACCTGGGCGTAATCGCGCACCCGCCGCAGCAAGCGGTTGGCAATTCGGGGAGTGCCCCGGGCGCGGCGTGCGATTTCCCGGGCGCCGTCGTCTTCCATGGTCAGCCCCAAAATCCGGGCGGAGCGGGTGACAATCAGGCTCAACTCTTCCCTGGAATAAAATTCCAACCGCTGGACAATGCCAAACCGGTCGCGCAAGGGGGACGTCAACAGGCCGGCACGGGTGGTTGCGCCCACCAACGTAAAGGGGGGCAGATCCAATTTGATGGAACGGGCCGCCGGCCCCTCGCCGATGACGATATCGAGCTGGAAATCTTCCAGGGCCGGATACAACACTTCCTCCACCACCGGGCTGAGGCGATGGATTTCATCGATGAAAAGCACATCGTGGCTTTCCAGGTTGGTGAGCAAAGCGGCCAGGTCGCCGGGCTTTTCCAGCACGGGGCCTGAAGTCTGGCGCAAATTGACCCCCATTTCGGCGGCGATGATGTGAGCCAAAGTGGTTTTTCCCAATCCCGGGGGGCCGAAGATCAGCACATGATCCAAAGCCTCTCCCCGGCCCCGGGCGGCTTCGATAAAAATAGCCAGCTGTTCCTTGAGCTGCGGCTGACCGATATAATCTTCCAGCCGCCGGGGACGGATGGCGCGGTCGAGGGTGATTTCGTCGTGGGTTTGGGTTGGGGTAATGAGACGGGAATCGGTCGATGTCATGCGTCTTTCAGCCCCCGCCTGAGTTGAGCCAATTCCCCTTTACCTGCCCTAGACATAGATCGCATCCCGCTCCACGACAGGCCTTAATTCCGGACGCAAAGCCTTGTCCGTGATCAAATCGATAGGCACGCCAAGGAGATCCTCCAAATAGAACTGCAACCCAAAGTAACGGCTAGAAGTAGTCGGGCCATCGAAGACGACCAAAATATCGAGATCGCTTTCGGGGCCCGCTGTATTCCGGGCCGTTGAACCAAACAAAGCCAGGCTTTTCACTCCAAAGCGCCGTTTCAATTCAGGCAGATGTGCTTGCAGTTGCCGCATGGCATCCTGCCGTTTCATCGGTCACCACCTCCAACCCGCTTGAGCGCAAGACGGATCAGTTCCTCCACCGAATCGGCCTCATCGGCCACTTTCTTCAGCAAACGTCCGGCTTCGGCGGGTTTGAAACCGAGCGCCTCCAGAGCCTCGGCGGCTTCGGCCAAAGGATCGACAGACGCACCGGAAGCCAAAGGCAGCGCCGCATCGTTTTGCTGCGGAAGGCGGTCGCGCATTTCGATGATGAGGCGCTCGGCGGTCTTCTTGCCGATGCCCGGCAAGCGTTGAAGGCTCGCGGTATCCCCTTGCTGAATGCAGCGGCTGAATTCTTCCGCGCTCAATCCCGACAAAATTCCCAGCGCCATCCGGGGACCGACCCCATTTACTTTAATCAAGGCCCGGAACAACCCCCGTTCCGATTCCGAAGCAAAACCGTACAAGGCATGGGCGTCTTCCCGCACAATCAAATGAGTGAAGATCATCACTTGACTGCCGATATCCGGCAATTGATAAAAGGTGGACATGGGAGCATCCACCTCATAACCCACGCCGCCTACGTCTAATAACAAGGAAGGAGGCTGTTTGGCGGAAAGCACGCCCCGGAGAAAGCCGATCATGAGACCACCGCCGCATAACGCCGGTGGGTTTGTTGATAATGGGCGTGGCAAAGGGCCACCGCCAAGGCGTCGCTGGCATCGGCGGGCAGGTCATCGTGGAAATTGAGCAATACCTTGACCATGTGCTGAACCTGATGCTTGTCGGCGCCGCCCTTGCCCACCAGCGCCTGTTTTACTCGGCGGGCGGCGTATTCAAAGACCGGCAACTCCCGGGACAGTCCTGCGCAAATCGCGGCTCCCCGCGCCTGGCCTAATTTTAGAGCGGCATTGGCGTTTTTGTGCACGAAGACTTCCTCCACGGCCATTTCGTCGGGCTGGTATTCGGCGACCACCTCCATGATGCCGTCGTAGACAATTTTCAGGCGCGAGGGAAAATCCCCGGCGACGCAGCGCACGCAACCGGCCACTACCATTCGCATTCGGGTGCCCTCCACATCTATCAAGCCAAAGCCTGTAATGCGGGAACCAGGATCAATGCCGAGAATACGTGTCACAAGTCGTTACTGAGGTTAAACATTATTCCGGCTTAGGCGATCTTCGCCAGCACATCCTCGCTGATATCGGCGTTGGAATAAACCTCCTGAACGTCGTCCAGGTCTTCCAGCTTTTCCAGCAAGCGGATCATCTTTTCCGCCTCCCCGGCGTCGAGCTTGACCGAAGTGCTGGCCCGCATGGTGATTTCCGCCGACTCCGGCTTGAGGCCGGCTTGTTCCAAGGCGCTTTTCACCGCCTCGAAATTTTCCGGCGCGGTCAACACTTCGATATTGCCATCGTCGTCGGAAACGATGTCATCGGCGCCTGCTTCCAGGGCCGCTTCCATGATGGCGTCTTCGTCCGCACTGGCGGGAAAGTTAATGACTCCCAATTTGGTGAACAAATAAGCCACCGAACCATCGGTGCCCAAGTTCCCCCCCGCCTTGGTAAAGACGTGACGGACTTCGGCCACGGTCCGGTTGCGGTTATCAGTCAGGCAATCCACCATGACCGCCACGCCCCCGGGGCCGTAACCTTCGTAGCGGACTTCCTCATAATTATCCCCCTCCAGCGCGCCGCTGCCTTTTTTGATGGCCCGGTCGATAGTGTCCTTGGGCATGTTGGCGCCCAAGGCCTTGTCAATAGCGGTTCGAAGGCGGGGATTCGCCGCCGGATCACCGCCGCCAATACGGGCGGAAACGGTAATCTCCCGGATCAGTTTGGTAAAAATCTTGCCGCGCTTGGCATCTTGCGCGCTCTTTCGGTGGCGGATATTCGCCCATTTACTATGTCCTGCCATACAATTTCAAAATCCAAAAATTGGTGAGTTGATGAAAGGTGTTCATTCTAGCCCGGATATTTCACCAGCCAGCTTCGGGCCTTTTCTTGATCGATTGATTTACGAATATAAAATGCTTAAGGTTAACAAAATTCACGAAATCCAATTAGCTCCGGCCCGAATCCTATACCGGCCCTGGCTTGTCCAGGCACGCCCGGCCTGCGCCATCATCTGGCTGGTGAAATATCCGGGCTAGGACACAATATTATAGGTTTTCAGCGTATGATGAAAACCTTCCCAAGAGGTAAAAGACAATGAAAGTGATTGAAACCTTAATTATTTGGACATTTATTTCCGCTTTTTTCTTCCTGCCACCGCTGCAAGCGGCGGACTTGACCCGTGAAGAAATCATCGCCCTCCTCAAGCAGGCCACCGCCGAAAAACCGGCGGATTTGCGCCGCAAGGATCTGAAAAAGGTCGATCTGTCCGGGCTGGATCTGCGCCATGCGGATCTGTGGGGCGCGGATCTGCGCTATGCCAATTTGAGCCGGGCCAACCTGGCGGGCTTGAATCTGGATTTGACCATCATGCGCGGCACCAATCTCTCCCATGCCAATTTGGAAGGGGTCAGCATTTTCGGCGTGACCATGATCGCCGCCGATTTGACCGGCGCCAACCTGAAAAACAGCCGCGTCACCGCCACCCTGGACAAAGCCAAGCTGGTGGGCGCCAATATCGAAAACGCCTTTTGGGGCGCGGACATGAAAAACCAGCCCATGGGTTTGATGCGCGCCAGTTGCAACGGCGCGGATTTTACCAACGCCAATCTGAAAAACGCCAATTTCAACCGTGTGCTACTGCGCTTTGCCAAGCTCAAAAACGCTGACATGGCAAACATCAATTTAATGCGGGCCGATCTTTCCGGCGCCGATTTGACCGGCGCCAACCTTGTCAACGCCGACCTGCGCGAAGCCAAATTAAAGCAGGCGGACTTCACCGGCGCAATCCTGGACAACGCCAAGCTCGAGGGGGCTTTTGAGATAGACAGCGCAAAAGGGCTCAAGCAGGCGGGCAGAAGAATTCTGCTCAAATAAAGCCACGGTATATTTCGTTAGTTTTCTCTTACCGCGCCAAAATTCTTGTCCATCCCGTCGGGCGGGGATACACTGGCTTTGACTTCCAATGAACGAAGCCGCTTCATTAACATCGGGAGAAAACAATGAAAAAACTACTGATGATCCCCGGAATGTTGCTGGTTGTTTACGGCTTGCCTGCCCATGCGGAAGTGATTCCCGGCACGGACTTCAGCGTGCATTTCGAATCCGGCCAGATTATCGGCTCGGGCCGTAATCTCAACATGCTGCGGGTGCCGGTCACCAATGTCAAAACCGGCAAGACCCGGCTGTACGATGCCGCCTTCAAATTCACGTTTTCCGAGGGCCGGGGGTTTGAGTTCGAACAAATCTCGTCGGTCGCCTTGACGCCGCCGCTGGCGGTGACCAACCTGGTGACAGACATTTATCGGACCGTCAATGGCTTTTGTTTCAAATTGGCCGGCCCGACCCAGATTGGTTCAAGGGTGTTATTTACCCTGACCCCTGACGCATCGATTCAAGGATGTCATAGTGTAGGAGTAAATGGAGAACTAACCGCCCAGATTGTTTCCGGGCCGGCCTCGGGCCACCCGGATATCGGGGAGCGGGAAATCGTGCCCTTCTTGAGCGATCAATTCGTTTACGGCGTAATTTCCAATAGCGGATCAGTACAAAACAATAGCTTTGATATCAACACTAATTGGGAAGAAAACGAACTGATTGGCCTGCGCCAGAGCGGCGACAAGCTCATTCTCGGCCTCTTCAGCGAGGGCAAGGACAACCAGGGCAAGCCCCAGGACTTCAAGGATCCGGTGGAAACCGCCATCCTTACCCGGATTGCTGACGAATAGCAACCCGCGTTAACGGTTTCCCTCATCAATCCATGCCGGGTAATGACCGCAGGTGGGCATTACCCGGCGGAAAAAGCCCTGCAAGCGGTTAAAATTTACGGTCCCGTAACAATTTTTCCTGGGCTGAAAAGGTTGCCCTGCGGCCAACTTTGACCCGGCGATATTCGCCATCCGCCTGCAATTCCCATGCCCCCGAATTATCGCGCAAATAATAGCGCAAAGCCTCCCGGATCACTTGCCGCTTCAAGTTCCGGTTGAGGATGGGAAAAGCCACTTCCACCCGCCGGTGGAGATTGCGGATCAGCCAGTCGGCGCTGGAACCATAGACCTGGGGCTGGCCGCCGTTGCCGAAATAAAAGACCCGGCTATGCTCCAGAAAGCGCCCCAGCACCGAACGGACCCGGATATTATCGGACAATCCCGGCACCCCCGGACGCAAACAGCAAATACCCCGGACAATCAGATCAATCTTGACGCCGGCCCGGGAAGCGTCATAGAGAGCATCGATAATTTCCGGATCTTCCAGGCCGTTCATCCGCGCGATGATCCGGCCACGCTTGCCTTGCCGGGCGAGATCAGCTTCGCGCTGAATGTTATTCAATAAAAATGGGTGCAGATCAAATGGCGCCTGTACCAGTTTGCGCAGCTTGAAGGCGTGGCCTAGACCCGTCAGTTGATGAAACAGCCGCTGGACGTCTTCCCCCAGTGCTTGATCGGTGCTCATCAAACCAATATCCGTATAGAAGCGGGTGGTGATCTCGTGGTAGTTACCCGTACTTAAATGGCTGTATCTTTGAATGCGGTCGCCTTCCCGGCGGACAATCAACAACAGCTTGGCGTGGGTCTTGAAACCCACCACGCCGTAAACCACATGGACGCCGGCCTCGTGCAAGCGTTCGGCCAATTGGATGTTATCCGCCTCGTCAAACCGGGCCCGCAATTCAATCACCGCGCTCACTTCCTTGCCATTTCTCGCCGCCCGCACCAAGGCGTCGGCAATCGCCGAGCGGGAGGCCGTGCGGTATAGGGTCTGGCGAATGGCCAGCACATTTGGATCGTCCGCCGCTTGCTGAAGCAGGGACACCACCGGGGAGAAAGCGTCGTAAGGATGATGCAGCAGCACATCACCCCGGCGGAGCACGGCAAATAAATCTGTTTTCCCCACCAGACGGGGCGGAATCGCCGGGGTAAAGGACGGATATTTCAAATCCGGCCTTTCCACTTCGTCATAAACGGAAGCCAGGCGGTGCAAATTCACCGGACCGTTGACCTGGAACAAATCCGCCTGTTCCACATGAAGACGGGCGCACAGATAATCAGCCACTTCCTGTGGGCAATTGTCGGCCACCTCCAGCCGCATCGCCCGCCCATAACGGCGCTCCTGCTGCAGCCGGCCCTGGAGTTCGCGCTTGAGGTCTTCCATCTCCTCCTCGTCGATATACAGCTCGGTATCGCGGGTGACCCGGAATTGATAACACCCTTCCACCGTCAGCCCGGGAAACAACTCGCCAACAAAGGCGTGGATGACCGACGACAAAAAAACGAAAGCGGCGCCGGAGGCAGTCAATATTTCCGGCAGCAACACGAGGCGAGGCAGCGTCCTGGGAATGGGAATGAGAGCATAACGGTGACGGCGGCCAAAAGCATCCTTGCCGTGCAGGCAGACAATGAAATGCAGATTTTTATTGGCGATGCGGGGAAAAGGATGGGCCGGATCGATGCTCAAGGGCGTTACCACCGGCAAAATCCGCTCGCGCATGTAGGCTCGCAGCCATTCCCGCTGGGCGTCATGCCACTGAATCCGGCGCAGAAAACGGATATTTTCCTCCGCCAGCGCGGGTATCAGTGCTTCATTAAGAAGCCGGTATTGTGAATCCACCATTTCCCGCACCCGTTCGCGGATGGTTCTTAACAATTCCCGGGGATCGGCCTGATCGACGCCCGTGGTGGTAATACCCAGGCTGATTTTCTTCTTGATGACCGCCACCCGCACTTCATAAAATTCGTCCAGATTGGCGCTGGAGATACACAAAAAACGCAGGCGCTCCAGCAGCGGCAGGGATTCATCTTCGGCCATGGCCAACACCCGGCGGTGGAAGGCCAGGAGACTGAGTTCGCGGTTTAGATAGCGCTTCGAAGTGATGCTTTGCTCACTCACCGCTAACTCTTGTTCAATTTGTCTCACTGCCATCTGCTCTTCCTGCATATATATTTTGTGCATGCTACAGGGCTTTCCCCGCTACAAAACCCGACGACCAGGCCCATTGAAAATTGTAACCACCCAAGTGCCCTGTGACATCCACTACTTCACCGATGAAATACAGCCTTGGTTGTTTTTGGCTTTCCATGGTCTGGGAGGAAAGCTCACGGGTATCCACGCCCCCCAGGGTGACTTCCGCGGTGCGGTAGCCTTCGGTGGCCGCAGGTTTGATCCGCCAGTCATGGAGCCTTTCGGCAATTTCCCGCAAATGTTTGCCGGACCATTCAGCCAAGGATTTGCCAGCGACTTCTGGCCACCACAGTTTTTCAAGGCGGGCAACCAACTGCTTGGGCAAGTAATGGCTCAATACGGTCTTTAAATGGCAGCGGGAATGAATATTTTTAGCCCGCGACAATTCTTCCACCATTGCCCTGCCTGGTAATAAATCCAGGCTGATGGCATCGCCTGGCCGCCAGTAACTGGAACTCTGGAGCACGGCGGGGCCACTCAACCCTCGATGGGTGAAAAGAATGCCGCCGTGAAATGCCCGCTGGCCCACGCCCACTGTGGCTGGGATTGCTATGCCAGACAATGTCTCCATGAAGGTTTTGAGCTCGCCGGTAAAAGTATAGGGCACCAAGGCAGGACTTTGAGGCACGATTAGGTGGCCGAATTGCTCTGCGATTTTGTAGCCAAATCCAGAGCCACCAAGGGAAGGTACGGACAATCCTCCTGTCGCTACGACAAGGGATCTGGCTTCAGTCATGCTGCCTTCTGCTATTTGGAGACGGAAACGGCCGTGATGTTCGACCGAAGTAATGTCCACCCGGGTGCGAATTTCCACGCCCATCTGTTCACACTCACGCAGCAGCATTGACAAGATGGCCTTGGAGGATTCCCGGCAGAACAACTGACCGGTTTTGATGCCATCAATTTCCTTTTCAAAATAATCAATGCCGTATTCTTCCACCAAAACGATGAAATCCCATTGGCTGTACTGATTCAAGGGGGATTTTACAAAATGGGGGTTGGCGGAAATATAGTGCTCGGGCGTCACCTCCAAATTGGTGAAATTGCATTTCCCGCCTCCGGACATCAAGATTTTCTTGCCGGGTTTGTTGGCGCGCTCCAACACCAGCACCCGGAGCCCCCGTTGCCCCGCCGTCAGGGCGCACATCAGCCCGGCGGCACCCGCACCGAGAATCACAACATCATATTTCAATGGACAAGCTCACTTACTAAAAGATTGGTAGCGGCAAAAACACAAAAACAATAATTAGCTCTCTTTAGTTATCCCAGCGCTTTGGGCTATCATTTTTCTTAAGGAATATTAAAGCCTTTATGATCAATCATTCGCTTTTTGGAGATCTTGTTCTCGCATGAATAATATGGAAACATGACTCCTTGTGAATAACTCAGCAGAAAATCCACTATGTCTTTTAAAGCAAAAATATGTTTTGAACTTAGTAAATTCTTGATGCCACCTCCTCCCGAGAAAACCATTGACTATGGGGCTTATGATGCTTGGCGCTCAGAGTCCTTATCAAAAAGTTGGAAAGCTTTTAGTAATACGGCGTTGGAAAACAAAAACATATTAGATTTTGGCTGTGGAGATGGGCAACTCTCATTTTTCCTCGCCTCCCAAGGCGCAACCCGGATAACTGGCGTGGACATCAATCAGCAAGCTATCGATAACGCAAATAACAAGCTTAAATTACTAGAAATTCCCAAAGGGACAGAAATTAACTTTAAAAAAAGCCATACAGAAAAACTACCCTTTGATGATAATAGCTTTGATTTGATTGTCGCTTTCGACTGTATGGAGCATATTATGATGCCAGGTGAGATTTTAAAAGAATGGTATCGTGTTTTAAAACCAGGAGGAAAATGTCTAGTAGAATGGTATCCTTATAAAGGTCCATGGGGCCCACACATGGAAGCGCTGATTCCCATTCCCTGGGCGCATGTTATCTTTGGCGAGGAAGCGATGTTCAGAGCCGCAGAGCGGATTTATGACTTACCCGAGTTCATACCGCGCCATTGGGATCTAGACGAAAATGGCAATAAAAAACCCAATAAATGGAAAGCCTGGTCTTCCTTTGAAGAACAAAAATACATCAATAAACTTGATATTTCCACGTTTAGGCAATTGTGTCATGAAGCAGGACTTAACATTGATCGTCTAGAGCATCATAGTTTTAGCGGCTCAACTATCCGGCAATTAGCAGGGAAAATACTGATGAACTTGCCATTTGTCGGCGAATATTTTATTTCATATACAATAATTGAATTGAGAAAACCTTGAAGTCATATTTAAATCAACAGTTTATTCGTGATTAGTTAAAACCGAACTGTATCGAACTTCATTCCACGGGCCAGAATAACCGGTTAGGACCTGGCTATCCTGGCAATCCGCTCCAATGCCCCTTGCAAATTTTCCATGCTGGTGGCAATGGATATACGTACATGGCCAGGAGCGCCGAATGCGGTGCCGGGCACCAGGGCCACGCCAGCCTGCTCGATCAAGTATTCCGCAAAGGCAACATCGTCTTCGATGCCATCGAGCGCATCAATCATGCCAGTCACATCGGGAAAAACATAAAAGGTGCCATCGGTGGGCAAACAATGGATGCCGGGGATTTGATTCAAGCTTTCCACCACCGCGTCGTGGCGCTGTTTAAAGGCTTCCAGCATTTCTCCAATACAGGACTGGTCGCCCTCCAAGGCGGATTGGGCGGCAACTTGAGAAATGGACGTGGGGTTGGAGGTGCTTTGGGATTGAATTTTCTTCATCGCCGCGATAACCGTCTTGGGACCGCCCGCGTAGCCAATCCGCCAGCCGGTCATGGAATAGGCTTTGGAAACCCCATTGAGCACCAACGTGCGCTCATATAATTCAGGGCAGGCGTTGAGAATGTTACAAAAACCGCCTTCTTTCCAGACGATATGCTCGTACATATCATCGGTGGCAATCACCACCTGGGGATGTTTCAGCAGCACTTCCGCCAAGGCTTTTAGTTCATCGAGGGTATAAGCCTGGCCGGTGGGGTTGGAGGGGCTGTTGAGGACAAACAGCTTGGTCTTGTTGGTAATCGCCGCTTCAAGCTGCCCCGGCGTAATCTTGAATTTTTGATCTTGACCGGCAGCGACAATCACTGGCTTGGCATCGGCCAGCAGCACCATATCGGGATAGGACACCCAATATGGCGCGGGGATGATGACCTCGTCCCCCTCGTCCAGCAACGCCTGGGCAAGATTATAAAAACTCTGCTTGCCGCCGCAGGACACCAGGATTTGATCCAGCTCATAATTCAAATCATTGTCCCGGCGGAACTTGTCGATAATGGCCTGTTTCAAAGAGGGGATACCATCCACCGGGGTGTATTTGGTCATT is part of the Methylothermaceae bacteria B42 genome and encodes:
- a CDS encoding protein TolR; its protein translation is MIKSKPRRRPMAEINVVPYIDVTLVLLIIFMVTAPLLQSGVDVSLPQAAAEPVVTEETPPVVVTVAEDGAFYLNLEQERESVSLQSLLVKVAAVLRHKPEIQVLVAGDEHVPYGQVVQVMAALKQAGVTKVGLLTRPDYQ
- a CDS encoding protein TolQ, producing MTDSLFGLIANASLLVQLVMAILLLASLASWTLIFQKHRELKQVEEEAENFESRFWSGIDLAELYKQLNKSDAAGLETVFLAGYKESAKLFKLRAPPHLIAENVERAMRVAISRVIEDLDDRLPFLATVGSTSPYVGLFGTVWGIMNSFRALGDVQQATLALVAPGIAEALIATAMGLFAAIPAVIAYNRFSTHIDRIQRRYDNFAEEFICLLQRKAIEL
- a CDS encoding 4-hydroxybenzoyl-CoA thioesterase encodes the protein MTQFSWPVRVYYEDTDAGGVVYYANYLKYFERARTEFLRELGFEQDVLRENEGVIFAVKSIQVDYIQPARFNDYLSVTAQVTAIRRASLDFQQEILKDQSPLCRASVRIVCLNAEAFRPCSIPPSLRTVLNK
- a CDS encoding ribulose phosphate epimerase, with amino-acid sequence MAKPVSIAPSLICADQCRLGDEVKSLEKLGVDYLHIDLIDGHFSPSMPLGLEAVKQLRGQTHLPFDVHLMVTDNVFFIREMVKIGVQRLCFHFESEPHVDRWLGFLRENGIQPGIALKPATPLSVLKYILPRIDFVLLMLINPGFAGHRGQAQVPYARRRVAQCRRFLDRHNAHHVSIQVDGRICFETIPGLVAAGAEVLVAGTQSLFSRSGSRQENLARMRQALAKKV
- the ruvB gene encoding ATP-dependent DNA helicase RuvB (promotes strand exchange during homologous recombination; RuvAB complex promotes branch migration; RuvABC complex scans the DNA during branch migration and resolves Holliday junctions at consensus sequences; forms hexameric rings around opposite DNA arms; requires ATP for branch migration and orientation of RuvAB complex determines direction of migration) — its product is MTSTDSRLITPTQTHDEITLDRAIRPRRLEDYIGQPQLKEQLAIFIEAARGRGEALDHVLIFGPPGLGKTTLAHIIAAEMGVNLRQTSGPVLEKPGDLAALLTNLESHDVLFIDEIHRLSPVVEEVLYPALEDFQLDIVIGEGPAARSIKLDLPPFTLVGATTRAGLLTSPLRDRFGIVQRLEFYSREELSLIVTRSARILGLTMEDDGAREIARRARGTPRIANRLLRRVRDYAQVKGDGRVTGEIASLALEMLKVDPNGFDQLDRQLLKTMLEKFGGGPVGLDSLAAAIGEERGTIEDVLEPYLIQQGFMMRTPRGRMATSQAWLHFGLKPPGNMSEDLFG
- a CDS encoding DNA polymerase subunit beta encodes the protein MKRQDAMRQLQAHLPELKRRFGVKSLALFGSTARNTAGPESDLDILVVFDGPTTSSRYFGLQFYLEDLLGVPIDLITDKALRPELRPVVERDAIYV
- a CDS encoding Holliday junction ATP-dependent DNA helicase RuvA, whose protein sequence is MIGFLRGVLSAKQPPSLLLDVGGVGYEVDAPMSTFYQLPDIGSQVMIFTHLIVREDAHALYGFASESERGLFRALIKVNGVGPRMALGILSGLSAEEFSRCIQQGDTASLQRLPGIGKKTAERLIIEMRDRLPQQNDAALPLASGASVDPLAEAAEALEALGFKPAEAGRLLKKVADEADSVEELIRLALKRVGGGDR